In Ignavibacteriota bacterium, a single genomic region encodes these proteins:
- a CDS encoding TonB-dependent receptor: MRILTRCMAVLLSVLLAVPTMLAGSTGKISGVVRDSRTREPLPGVNVTVAGTSLGASSAVDGRYVILNVPPGKVKVVASFIGYRRFEVNDLRISTDFTTQQDIDLVEGSVELDAVVIQAERTPLIRQDLTNPVASISSESIEALPVTDISEVIGLQAGITVDDDGSIHIRGGLGNEIAYTLNGMNINNPYGNTRSVGVATNAVREVSVSSGTFSAEFGSALSGVVNYVTRDGGVKWAGSVKQFFGDHVSSHKDLFYNINKVSPTNVNRTEATLSGPILGEDLTFFASGVYNWNGGHLYGQRIYLPNDAFLSREGFSSSDPRFGSPSDPYYFAPLINGTTDKVGRPSLYTGAYGHDSTYTPDAVALNWSRSYNVQGNIAWKVTPSIKLKYEFVHNFDESPNSSNAFSDAFTSRYKPDGRAIDQSKGFMHSLEWTHSVNESMFYTVKGSYITDQGHSWAYDDPSDARYLPSFYQKYFPNTSYVTGGTDLFRFSRKTVTMAGKVDLVAQIFSIHEVKAGIEVRKHKLNVESYTLQFRDPNSPNTTPNFSNALTGNYNFLPYIPDAVGGYTAYERQPLQMAAYVQDKIELFKSIILNLGVRYEYFDPAANYNAGISSELALQDTIFLQKNLVAAEKKHMISPRVSVSYPITDQGTIRFSYGHFFQIGSLSSLYSNPNFRAPSGVTLSFGNPNVNPQKSVQYELGLQQGLTEDLKVEISGYYKDVRDYIYSQRVITPRGDKEYNLLTNLSYANTRGVSISLLKRRSANDMLSATLDYTFQVSEGNRTLPTDEIFFSESAGRLSQTYLVPLNFDRSHTLTSTVMISEPNDWSVSMIGYLRTGTPYTPEFPTNVSPISFTQNSDRQPMQWNVDLKIEKFFTVSGLDMSMFIQVDNLFDTENELYVYANSGRALYNIAQTLQPELLADLHNRIVRGDAGMVPLNAIDNYYADPGNISTPRLVRVGASIVF, from the coding sequence ATGCGCATCCTTACACGTTGTATGGCGGTTCTGCTCAGTGTCCTCCTGGCAGTCCCCACGATGCTCGCCGGTTCGACAGGAAAGATCTCCGGCGTGGTCAGGGATTCCCGCACACGGGAACCGCTCCCCGGCGTGAACGTCACCGTCGCAGGAACATCCCTTGGCGCTTCCTCGGCCGTCGACGGCCGCTATGTGATCCTCAATGTCCCGCCGGGCAAGGTCAAGGTCGTTGCCTCCTTCATCGGCTACCGCCGGTTCGAGGTGAACGACCTTCGCATCTCCACCGACTTCACAACGCAGCAGGACATCGACCTGGTCGAGGGAAGCGTTGAACTGGACGCCGTGGTGATCCAGGCCGAGCGCACGCCGCTCATCCGCCAGGACCTCACGAACCCCGTAGCATCGATCTCCTCGGAATCCATCGAAGCGTTGCCGGTGACCGATATCAGCGAAGTGATCGGGCTGCAGGCGGGGATCACGGTGGACGACGATGGCAGCATTCACATCCGCGGCGGCCTGGGGAACGAGATCGCCTACACCCTGAACGGGATGAACATCAACAATCCCTACGGCAACACCCGCTCCGTGGGCGTCGCAACCAACGCCGTGCGCGAAGTGTCGGTGTCCAGCGGTACCTTCAGCGCCGAATTCGGCAGCGCCCTCAGCGGCGTGGTGAACTATGTGACCCGCGACGGCGGCGTGAAGTGGGCCGGCAGTGTGAAGCAGTTCTTCGGCGACCATGTAAGCTCGCACAAGGACCTGTTCTACAATATCAATAAGGTCAGCCCGACCAACGTGAACCGCACGGAAGCGACCCTGAGCGGGCCCATCCTCGGCGAGGATCTCACGTTCTTCGCCTCCGGTGTGTACAACTGGAACGGTGGCCATCTGTACGGCCAGCGGATCTATCTCCCCAACGACGCGTTCCTCTCACGCGAGGGATTCTCGTCCTCCGATCCGCGCTTTGGCTCCCCGAGCGACCCGTACTACTTCGCTCCGCTCATCAATGGGACGACGGACAAGGTCGGACGGCCGAGCCTGTACACCGGCGCCTACGGCCACGATTCCACCTACACCCCCGATGCGGTGGCGCTGAACTGGAGCCGCTCGTACAATGTCCAGGGGAACATCGCGTGGAAGGTCACCCCGTCGATCAAACTGAAGTATGAGTTCGTGCACAACTTCGATGAATCCCCGAATTCGAGCAACGCCTTCTCGGATGCCTTCACGTCGCGTTACAAGCCGGATGGCAGGGCGATCGATCAGAGCAAGGGCTTCATGCACTCCCTCGAGTGGACCCACTCGGTGAACGAGAGCATGTTCTACACCGTGAAGGGCTCCTATATCACCGACCAGGGGCACAGCTGGGCCTACGACGACCCCTCTGATGCCCGGTACCTTCCGAGCTTCTATCAGAAGTATTTCCCGAACACCTCGTACGTCACGGGCGGCACCGACCTGTTCCGTTTCAGCCGCAAGACCGTCACGATGGCCGGCAAGGTCGACCTCGTCGCCCAGATCTTCAGCATCCACGAGGTCAAAGCGGGCATCGAGGTGCGCAAGCATAAGCTGAATGTGGAATCGTATACGCTGCAGTTCCGGGACCCGAACTCCCCGAATACGACCCCGAACTTCTCCAACGCGCTGACCGGCAACTACAACTTCCTGCCGTACATCCCCGACGCCGTAGGTGGTTACACCGCCTACGAACGCCAGCCGTTGCAGATGGCCGCCTATGTCCAGGACAAGATCGAACTCTTCAAATCCATCATCCTGAATCTCGGCGTGCGGTACGAGTACTTCGACCCGGCCGCGAACTACAACGCGGGGATCAGCAGCGAACTCGCCCTCCAGGACACGATCTTCCTCCAGAAGAACCTGGTCGCCGCCGAAAAGAAGCATATGATCAGCCCCCGCGTCAGCGTGTCATACCCGATCACCGACCAGGGAACGATCCGCTTCTCGTACGGGCACTTCTTCCAGATCGGTTCGCTGTCCAGCCTGTACAGCAACCCGAACTTCCGCGCCCCCTCCGGCGTGACCCTGAGCTTCGGCAACCCCAACGTGAACCCGCAGAAGAGCGTGCAGTATGAGCTCGGCCTGCAGCAGGGGCTCACCGAGGACCTGAAGGTCGAGATCAGCGGGTATTACAAGGACGTGCGTGACTATATCTACTCACAACGCGTCATCACCCCGCGCGGCGACAAGGAATACAACCTGCTCACCAATCTCAGTTATGCCAACACGCGCGGCGTCAGCATCTCGCTCCTCAAGCGGCGTTCCGCGAACGACATGCTCTCCGCGACACTGGACTACACCTTCCAGGTGTCTGAAGGGAACCGGACGCTGCCGACCGACGAGATCTTTTTCAGCGAAAGTGCCGGCCGTCTGAGCCAGACCTATCTCGTGCCGTTGAACTTCGACCGCAGCCACACGCTGACCTCCACGGTCATGATCTCCGAGCCGAATGACTGGAGCGTGAGCATGATCGGGTATCTCCGTACCGGTACCCCCTACACCCCGGAGTTCCCGACGAACGTCTCCCCGATCAGTTTCACACAGAACAGCGATCGGCAGCCGATGCAATGGAACGTGGACCTGAAGATCGAGAAATTCTTCACGGTCAGCGGGCTCGACATGTCGATGTTCATCCAGGTCGACAACCTGTTCGACACCGAGAACGAACTCTACGTGTATGCGAACTCCGGCCGTGCGCTGTACAACATCGCGCAGACGTTGCAGCCGGAACTCCTTGCGGATCTGCACAACCGCATCGTACGCGGCGACGCGGGCATGGTCCCGCTGAACGCCATCGACAATTACTATGCGGACCCCGGCAATATCAGCACCCCGCGGCTCGTCCGCGTCGGCGCTTCGATCGTGTTCTAA
- a CDS encoding T9SS type A sorting domain-containing protein, which produces MRWFRVLLLTILLPLLLSTGAHADDPPRETSVHASFMQIYRSASLAALTPAPQGYVIQPLNRTARTTRLTREVFGYLPYWFISRWTQVDLQLVSTIAYFSGEIAADGSIGDTHGWPKTPGDPTASAQVVNMINAAHAAGVKVVLCFTNFTGSEIDAIVSTPAYRTAFIQQSMAIVKAGNGDGININFEGINSASKAALTQFMIALADSFHANIPGSQVSCAPTDFDTRAGDWDLAALNPKLDLFFFQGYGYGWSGGSVAAPVGLLPNTAFWGSLNSTTLITYALARISPAKVVLGVPHYGYRWPTVSGDPRAATMGSGVVIYYPDALGFIGSYGRHWDQAAQNPWFRYQAGAQWYQGWYDDAESMSYKYQFVLDRNLMGIGMWALGMDAGNKDIWNMLAVYLTDSGYVPRAPSAPVLAAVKDTSEQFDNRVVVRWRSSGTPAAAGFRLYMTHDPAAWPTTPLLDESVLGPVQRETVISGLAADTTYFVRMVAVDSLHVRISDTSDTYAVRVGGGKPYLIVDGFDRVTGSYNLPRHDFGARYGQALAASGAHFDCVDNEAVQQGMVHPGNYAGVLWFLGDESTADLSLNTIEQSVLQSYLKGGGRLFITGSELGYDLGRSASPNYAPAFYADYMKAVYGGDKASTSSYTGAAGSAFAGISGTFGSVYPEDYPDYITPAGGAKSALTYSASQVAAVQYEGAFGGGSIAGRLVYVAFAVETMGSAAERATLIGRVVAFFSGATGIADEEVSHPDTWSLEQNFPNPFNPTTTIGFSMARQGFASLKVFDLLGREVMTLVSEEKAAGSYRATFDASTLTSGTYFYVLRAGSFTATRSMVLVK; this is translated from the coding sequence ATGCGATGGTTCCGCGTTCTTCTTCTCACGATCCTTCTCCCCCTGCTCCTGTCGACCGGCGCGCACGCTGACGACCCCCCGCGGGAGACCAGCGTCCATGCTTCGTTCATGCAGATATACCGTAGCGCCTCGCTCGCCGCGCTCACGCCTGCACCACAGGGGTATGTCATTCAGCCGCTGAACCGCACGGCCCGGACGACGCGCCTCACGCGCGAGGTCTTCGGATATCTTCCGTATTGGTTCATCAGCCGCTGGACACAGGTGGATCTCCAGCTCGTGAGCACGATCGCGTATTTCAGCGGCGAGATCGCCGCGGATGGGTCCATCGGCGACACCCACGGCTGGCCGAAAACGCCCGGCGATCCCACGGCATCGGCACAGGTGGTGAATATGATCAATGCAGCGCATGCAGCCGGCGTGAAGGTGGTGCTCTGCTTCACGAATTTCACCGGATCGGAGATCGATGCCATCGTCAGCACCCCGGCATACCGCACGGCGTTCATCCAGCAGTCGATGGCCATCGTGAAGGCAGGGAACGGCGATGGGATCAACATCAATTTCGAGGGGATCAACAGCGCGAGCAAGGCAGCCCTGACGCAGTTCATGATCGCGCTTGCCGACAGCTTCCATGCGAACATTCCCGGGAGTCAGGTCTCGTGTGCGCCGACCGATTTCGATACCCGGGCAGGGGACTGGGACCTCGCCGCCTTGAACCCGAAACTCGATCTCTTCTTCTTCCAGGGGTATGGGTACGGTTGGAGCGGGGGATCGGTGGCGGCACCGGTAGGCCTCCTCCCGAATACGGCGTTCTGGGGAAGCCTCAACAGCACCACCCTCATAACCTATGCGCTCGCGCGCATCTCTCCCGCGAAGGTTGTCCTCGGCGTGCCGCACTATGGCTACCGCTGGCCCACGGTGTCGGGCGACCCGCGGGCGGCGACGATGGGGTCGGGCGTGGTCATTTATTACCCCGATGCCCTGGGCTTCATCGGCAGCTACGGACGGCATTGGGACCAGGCAGCGCAGAACCCCTGGTTCCGGTATCAGGCCGGTGCGCAATGGTACCAGGGGTGGTATGACGACGCCGAGAGCATGAGCTACAAGTACCAGTTCGTGCTGGACCGGAACCTGATGGGGATCGGTATGTGGGCGTTGGGGATGGATGCGGGGAACAAAGATATCTGGAACATGCTGGCGGTGTACCTGACTGATTCCGGTTATGTGCCCCGCGCGCCCTCGGCTCCTGTCCTCGCCGCCGTGAAGGATACCTCAGAGCAGTTCGACAATCGCGTCGTCGTCCGGTGGCGTTCGTCCGGCACCCCCGCGGCAGCCGGGTTCCGGCTGTACATGACGCACGATCCTGCAGCGTGGCCCACGACACCTCTCCTGGATGAATCGGTCCTGGGTCCGGTGCAGCGTGAAACGGTGATCAGCGGTCTTGCCGCCGACACGACGTACTTCGTGCGCATGGTGGCCGTGGACAGTCTGCATGTGCGCATCAGCGATACCTCGGACACGTACGCGGTGCGGGTGGGAGGCGGGAAGCCGTATCTCATCGTGGACGGCTTCGACCGTGTGACGGGGAGCTACAATCTTCCGCGTCACGATTTCGGCGCGCGGTACGGCCAGGCGCTTGCCGCGTCGGGCGCCCACTTCGACTGCGTGGACAACGAGGCCGTGCAGCAGGGGATGGTACACCCCGGGAACTATGCAGGCGTTCTCTGGTTCCTGGGTGACGAGTCCACCGCCGATCTCTCGCTGAACACGATCGAGCAGAGCGTGCTGCAGTCGTACCTGAAGGGCGGCGGGCGGCTGTTCATTACTGGCTCCGAACTCGGATACGATCTCGGCCGGAGTGCATCGCCCAATTATGCGCCGGCGTTCTATGCGGACTACATGAAGGCCGTCTATGGAGGCGACAAGGCTTCCACGAGCAGCTATACCGGTGCCGCCGGGTCGGCCTTTGCCGGCATCAGCGGGACTTTTGGTAGTGTGTATCCGGAAGACTATCCCGACTACATCACCCCGGCAGGTGGCGCGAAGAGCGCGCTGACGTATTCTGCGTCGCAGGTTGCGGCCGTGCAGTACGAGGGGGCGTTCGGGGGTGGGAGCATCGCCGGCCGGCTGGTGTATGTGGCGTTCGCCGTCGAGACCATGGGCTCTGCCGCTGAGCGGGCTACGCTGATCGGACGCGTCGTCGCGTTCTTCAGCGGGGCGACAGGCATCGCGGACGAGGAAGTGTCGCATCCGGACACGTGGTCACTGGAGCAGAATTTCCCAAATCCGTTCAATCCCACGACGACCATCGGGTTCTCGATGGCGCGCCAGGGGTTCGCATCGTTGAAGGTGTTCGACCTGCTCGGCCGCGAGGTCATGACGCTGGTCAGCGAAGAGAAGGCGGCAGGTTCCTATCGCGCCACGTTCGATGCAAGCACCCTCACCAGCGGCACCTACTTCTATGTGCTGCGCGCAGGGTCCTTCACGGCGACCCGGTCAATGGTATTGGTGAAGTAA
- a CDS encoding PorV/PorQ family protein, translating into MKIMRSTRATLAGALVLAFLVVNASPARAQLFRSTAKVGTTAAQFLKIGVGARALGMGGAQAAVTGDISSIYWNPAALSRMQINSELTFNHANWLADINYDFAAGAMPIGELGTFGLSVISMRVPEDIVRTVDFPNGDGRKWDASSIAFGLTYARNLTDRFSIGFTAKYIRDAVWSEAANGFAVDIGTLYMSEIPGLTLGASISNFGTKMKLEGRDLQFNYDPDGDIGSGPSNIPSDLRTETFDLPLTFRIGVAYEITPVEDIRTTFAVDATHPNDNTEYVNAGLEATWKEIIFGRVGYKSLFLRDSEQGLTWGVGVHYGIPNVATVKLDYGFADYGRLKNVQYFSLGVRL; encoded by the coding sequence ATGAAGATCATGCGCAGCACACGGGCAACGCTCGCGGGAGCCCTCGTCCTGGCATTCCTTGTCGTGAATGCCAGCCCCGCCCGTGCCCAGCTGTTCCGCAGTACCGCCAAGGTCGGCACCACGGCGGCGCAGTTCCTCAAGATCGGCGTCGGCGCCCGCGCCCTCGGCATGGGCGGTGCGCAGGCAGCGGTGACCGGCGATATCAGCTCCATCTACTGGAACCCGGCCGCGCTGTCCCGCATGCAGATCAACAGTGAGCTCACGTTCAACCACGCCAACTGGCTGGCCGATATCAACTACGATTTCGCCGCGGGCGCGATGCCCATCGGCGAGCTCGGCACCTTCGGCCTGTCGGTGATCTCGATGCGCGTGCCCGAGGACATCGTCCGGACGGTCGACTTCCCGAACGGCGATGGCCGGAAGTGGGACGCGAGTTCCATCGCCTTCGGGTTGACGTATGCCCGCAACCTGACGGACCGGTTCTCGATCGGTTTCACGGCGAAGTACATCCGCGATGCGGTCTGGAGCGAGGCCGCCAACGGGTTCGCCGTGGACATCGGCACACTCTACATGTCCGAGATCCCCGGCCTGACCCTCGGCGCGTCGATCTCGAACTTCGGCACGAAGATGAAGCTGGAAGGGCGTGACCTGCAGTTCAACTACGACCCGGACGGCGACATCGGCAGCGGACCGAGCAACATCCCGTCCGACCTGAGGACGGAGACGTTTGACCTTCCTCTGACGTTCCGGATCGGCGTTGCGTATGAGATCACTCCGGTCGAGGATATCCGGACGACGTTCGCGGTGGATGCGACACATCCGAATGACAACACCGAGTATGTGAATGCCGGGCTGGAAGCGACCTGGAAAGAGATCATCTTTGGACGGGTGGGGTACAAATCGCTGTTCCTGCGCGACTCCGAGCAGGGCCTCACGTGGGGCGTGGGCGTGCACTACGGCATCCCGAATGTCGCCACCGTCAAACTCGACTACGGCTTCGCGGACTACGGCCGGTTGAAGAACGTGCAGTACTTCTCGCTGGGGGTGCGGCTGTAA
- a CDS encoding T9SS type A sorting domain-containing protein → MNMIDQAAWNFAQTGAYNDRGNGDVPGNASGYASTYDVKFDESGNLYSQSQFGWTVEKWAYTGTLPSFTTGVEQSGTELPAGYTLSQNYPNPFNPTTAIEFSMPQSGFASLKVYDLLGREVMTLLNEEKPAGSYRATFDASTLTSGTYFYVLRAGSFTATRKMALVK, encoded by the coding sequence ATGAATATGATCGATCAGGCAGCGTGGAACTTCGCGCAGACCGGTGCCTACAATGACCGCGGCAATGGCGACGTCCCCGGCAATGCCTCGGGCTATGCGTCGACGTACGACGTGAAGTTCGACGAGAGCGGGAATCTGTACAGTCAGTCGCAGTTCGGTTGGACCGTGGAGAAGTGGGCATACACCGGCACGCTGCCGAGCTTCACCACGGGCGTGGAACAGTCCGGCACGGAACTCCCCGCAGGCTACACGCTTTCGCAGAACTATCCGAACCCGTTCAATCCGACGACGGCCATCGAGTTCTCGATGCCGCAGTCAGGCTTCGCATCGTTGAAGGTCTATGACCTCCTCGGCCGTGAGGTCATGACCCTGCTGAACGAAGAGAAGCCGGCAGGTTCCTATCGCGCCACATTCGACGCAAGCACCCTCACCAGCGGAACGTATTTCTATGTGTTGCGTGCGGGATCCTTCACGGCGACCCGGAAAATGGCGTTGGTGAAGTAA
- a CDS encoding T9SS type A sorting domain-containing protein, with product MRTLLALLVCAGTALADQGVEFTVNARHQGVQRDVQVDRDLHSSALVVWTSENHAGPGTRGDIVLRRLTMDMWDGGFTPGPGAQAGVHPSFRSALADTEMIVHDAAGLGDQEKPALAANLQGSAVVAWASMTNRDSAYDIKARRLHLRVPVGPEFFVNTTMARTQTEPDVAVDSVGRFVVVWNGWTASDDRDVYLRVYSADGAPRSGEIRVNTTTAYSQAKPAVRYRPDGSFVVVWESWQQDDQLVSGYGVYARHFDSLGVPLSGEFRVNSWTPDNQWYADIETFSDNSFAIVWCSWEQDGADGGISMQHYNADRTRRGTEVRVNTTTAHYQWLPRIRRNADDSFVVCWSSWKQDGSREGVYCQMYDADARKVSFETQVNTRTESFQWEPDIVAIAPGDVFAVWADWFSPQLDYEVTARRIFPVHAQGSIAPSTIAHTSGRTTSRVVVHVIDSLALTGHTYEAFFDSLPNRTAALSVRDLATGDTLVRRFPIDRGENVFSMTPAFHGITVEVVPEFDLDLDLGNSTTIQRSGTTFMFFINLPSAGTKRIAPIDVALLWGNTDTLADGSYVTVLDTALSLSGKREVLVPFRGWNMTDGQKMDLLVVDSPSNKRWNKGERVVFLTPPAYRTAATNTHAEVRPDAFGSPVISPGPGDTTIIRTFRPITNADRFTFTAARAAVLGVPGTEGQPGSFALLQNYPNPFNPATSIRYSVPVAGNFTLSVYSILGQKVGVLASGFHQPGTYRVRFDAQGLASGAYFYVLEGGGKAHVQKMMVLK from the coding sequence ATGAGAACACTTCTTGCCCTCCTGGTGTGCGCGGGCACGGCCCTCGCCGACCAGGGTGTCGAGTTCACCGTCAATGCCAGACATCAAGGAGTCCAGCGGGATGTCCAGGTCGACCGTGACCTTCATTCGTCTGCGCTCGTCGTGTGGACCAGCGAGAACCATGCGGGTCCCGGCACGCGGGGGGATATCGTCCTCCGAAGGCTGACGATGGATATGTGGGATGGAGGCTTCACCCCGGGGCCCGGAGCTCAAGCGGGAGTCCACCCGTCCTTCCGCAGCGCACTGGCAGACACTGAAATGATCGTCCATGACGCCGCCGGTCTCGGGGACCAGGAGAAGCCCGCGCTCGCGGCCAACCTTCAGGGATCTGCCGTCGTGGCATGGGCATCGATGACCAACCGCGACTCAGCGTACGACATCAAGGCGCGGCGACTCCACCTCAGAGTGCCCGTCGGACCGGAGTTCTTCGTGAATACCACGATGGCACGGACACAGACCGAACCCGATGTGGCCGTGGACAGTGTTGGGAGGTTCGTGGTGGTGTGGAATGGCTGGACCGCGAGCGACGACCGGGATGTCTATCTGCGGGTCTATAGTGCCGATGGCGCGCCACGCAGCGGAGAGATCCGTGTGAACACGACCACGGCATACAGCCAGGCGAAACCTGCCGTACGGTACCGGCCCGACGGCTCGTTCGTGGTGGTATGGGAATCATGGCAACAGGATGACCAGTTGGTGTCAGGCTATGGTGTGTACGCCCGACACTTCGACAGTCTCGGGGTCCCCCTGTCCGGCGAATTCCGGGTCAATTCCTGGACGCCCGATAACCAGTGGTATGCCGACATCGAGACCTTCAGCGACAACAGCTTCGCCATCGTGTGGTGCAGTTGGGAACAGGATGGTGCGGACGGCGGCATCTCCATGCAGCACTACAATGCGGACAGGACGCGCCGGGGGACGGAGGTGCGGGTGAATACCACGACAGCTCACTACCAGTGGCTGCCGCGTATCCGCCGCAACGCGGACGACAGCTTCGTCGTCTGCTGGTCCAGCTGGAAGCAGGATGGCAGCCGTGAGGGGGTGTATTGCCAGATGTACGACGCGGATGCCCGGAAGGTCTCCTTCGAGACGCAGGTCAATACCCGCACGGAGTCGTTCCAATGGGAACCGGACATCGTGGCGATCGCACCGGGTGATGTGTTCGCGGTGTGGGCCGATTGGTTCAGTCCCCAGCTCGATTACGAGGTGACCGCCCGCCGCATCTTCCCGGTCCATGCCCAGGGGAGCATCGCGCCATCGACGATAGCGCATACGTCAGGCCGGACGACATCGCGCGTGGTGGTGCATGTGATCGATTCCCTCGCGTTGACGGGGCACACGTACGAGGCATTCTTCGATTCGCTCCCGAACAGGACGGCAGCCCTGAGCGTCCGGGATCTTGCGACCGGCGACACGCTTGTGCGACGATTCCCGATCGACCGTGGCGAGAACGTCTTCTCGATGACACCGGCGTTCCATGGGATCACCGTGGAGGTCGTCCCGGAATTCGACCTGGATCTGGACCTCGGGAATTCCACGACCATCCAGCGGAGTGGAACCACGTTCATGTTCTTCATCAATCTTCCGTCCGCAGGCACGAAGCGGATCGCGCCCATTGACGTTGCCCTTCTCTGGGGAAACACGGATACGCTGGCCGACGGCAGTTACGTTACGGTCCTGGACACCGCGCTGTCGCTGAGCGGGAAACGGGAAGTGCTCGTTCCGTTCCGCGGCTGGAACATGACCGATGGCCAGAAGATGGACCTCCTCGTGGTCGACAGTCCATCCAACAAACGCTGGAACAAGGGGGAGCGGGTCGTCTTTCTGACGCCCCCGGCGTACCGGACGGCGGCCACGAACACGCATGCCGAAGTTCGCCCGGATGCATTCGGCTCACCGGTGATCTCTCCAGGGCCGGGCGACACGACGATCATTCGTACGTTCAGGCCGATAACGAATGCCGACCGTTTCACATTCACTGCTGCGCGCGCGGCGGTCCTGGGCGTCCCGGGAACGGAGGGACAGCCGGGGTCCTTTGCGTTGCTGCAGAATTATCCAAATCCCTTCAACCCTGCGACCTCGATCCGGTACAGCGTACCGGTTGCAGGAAACTTCACACTCTCGGTGTATTCGATCCTCGGCCAGAAGGTGGGCGTGCTTGCCTCGGGCTTTCATCAGCCCGGCACGTACCGGGTCCGGTTTGATGCGCAGGGGTTGGCGAGCGGGGCATACTTCTACGTGTTGGAAGGGGGAGGGAAGGCGCACGTGCAGAAAATGATGGTACTAAAATGA